From Glycine max cultivar Williams 82 chromosome 11, Glycine_max_v4.0, whole genome shotgun sequence, the proteins below share one genomic window:
- the LOC100793907 gene encoding E3 ubiquitin ligase BIG BROTHER-like isoform X1 produces MSWNPHMEVHYNTISYPYNTAGSFIEYFEGLTYEHVNFIFSGASHAQESSYPSNSSFYKFGLSEPENNSYYRYSHGYEVNHHEPLVDEYRRPSENSLTINEQSPAVSTEWVEGGNTDTQDNSIECPRRHHSNSNDYQVIWQDNIDPDNMTYEELLELGEAVGTQSRGLTQEQISSLPVSKYKCGFFLRKKSRDERCVICQMEYRRGDKRITLPCKHVYHASCGNKWLSINKACPICYTEVFADKSKHK; encoded by the exons ATGAGTTGGAACCCACACATGGAGGTCCATTACAATACCATTAGTTATCCCTATAATACAGCAGGAAgctttattgaatattttgaaGGTCTCACCTATGAACATGTCAACTTCATTTTTTCTGGTGCATCACATGCTCAG GAGAGTTCTTACCCTTCAAATTCAAGCTTTTACAAGTTTGGACTATCTGAACCAGAGAATAATTCATACTATCGTTATAGTCATGGTTATGAGGTAAATCATCATGAACCACTGGTGGATGAGTACAGGAGACCTTCAGAGAACTCATTGACAATCAATGAACAGTCACCAGCAGTAAGCACAGAATGGGTTGAAGGTGGAAACACTGACACACAAGACAATTCTATTGAAT GTCCTCGAAGACATCATAGTAATTCAAATGATTATCAG GTTATTTGGCAAGACAATATTGATCCCGACAACATGACCTATGAG GAACTACTTGAATTGGGTGAAGCTGTTGGAACTCAAAGCCGTGGTCTTACCCAAGAACAGATCTCCTCGCTTCCAGTGTCAAAGTACAAATGTGGGTTCTTCTTGAGGAAGAAGTCACGAGATGAGAG ATGTGTGATTTGCCAGATGGAATATAGAAGAGGGGACAAGCGTATCACCTTACCATGTAAACATGTTTATCATGCTAGTTGTGGGAACAAGTGGCTTAGCATCAATAAG GCTTGCCCTATATGTTACACGGAAGTGTTTGCCGACAAGTCAAAACACAAATAA
- the LOC100793907 gene encoding E3 ubiquitin ligase BIG BROTHER-like (The RefSeq protein has 1 substitution compared to this genomic sequence), which translates to MSWNPHMEVHYNTISYPYNTAGSFIEYFEGLTYEHVNFIFSGASHAQESSYPSNSSFYKFGLSEPENNSYYRYSHGYEVNHHEPLVDEYRRPSENSLTINEQSPAVSTEWVESGNTDTQDNSIECPRRHHSNSNDYQVIWQDNIDPDNMTYEELLELGEAVGTQSRGLTQEQISSLPVSKYKCGFFLRKKSRDERCVICQMEYRRGDKRITLPCKHVYHASCGNKWLSINKACPICYTEVFADKSKHK; encoded by the exons ATGAGTTGGAACCCACACATGGAGGTCCATTACAATACCATTAGTTATCCCTATAATACAGCAGGAAgctttattgaatattttgaaGGTCTCACCTATGAACATGTCAACTTCATTTTTTCTGGTGCATCACATGCTCAG GAGAGTTCTTACCCTTCAAATTCAAGCTTTTACAAGTTTGGACTATCTGAACCAGAGAATAATTCATACTATCGTTATAGTCATGGTTATGAGGTAAATCATCATGAACCACTGGTGGATGAGTACAGGAGACCTTCAGAGAACTCATTGACAATCAATGAACAGTCACCAGCAGTAAGCACAGAATGGGTTGAAGGTGGAAACACTGACACACAAGACAATTCTATTGAAT GTCCTCGAAGACATCATAGTAATTCAAATGATTATCAG GTTATTTGGCAAGACAATATTGATCCCGACAACATGACCTATGAG GAACTACTTGAATTGGGTGAAGCTGTTGGAACTCAAAGCCGTGGTCTTACCCAAGAACAGATCTCCTCGCTTCCAGTGTCAAAGTACAAATGTGGGTTCTTCTTGAGGAAGAAGTCACGAGATGAGAG ATGTGTGATTTGCCAGATGGAATATAGAAGAGGGGACAAGCGTATCACCTTACCATGTAAACATGTTTATCATGCTAGTTGTGGGAACAAGTGGCTTAGCATCAATAAG GCTTGCCCTATATGTTACACGGAAGTGTTTGCCGACAAGTCAAAACACAAATAA